Proteins from a genomic interval of Papaver somniferum cultivar HN1 chromosome 4, ASM357369v1, whole genome shotgun sequence:
- the LOC113275942 gene encoding T-complex protein 1 subunit alpha-like: protein MMISAQTPDIMGDRQSGQDVRTQNVVACQAISNIVKSSLGPVGLDKMLVDDIGDVTITNDGATILKMLEVEHPAAKVLVELAELQDREVGDGTTSVVIVAAELLKRANELVKNKIHPTSVISGYRLAMREACKYVEEKLAVKVEKLGKDSLINCAKTSMSSKLISGDSDFFANLVVDAVQAVKTTNVRGEIRYPIKGINILKAHGQSAKDSYLLKGYALNTGRAAQGMPTRVSPARIACLDFNLQKTKMQMGVQVLVSDPRELEKIRQREADMTKERIEKLLKAGANVVLTTKGIDDMALKYFVEAGAIAVRRVRKEDLRHVAKATGATAVSTFADMEGEETFDPSLLGYADEVVEERISDDDVIMIKGTKNNSAVSLILRGANDYMLDEMERALHDALCIVKRTLESNVVVAGGGAVESALSVYLEYLATTLGSREQLAIAEFAEALLIIPKVLSVNAAKDATELVAKLRAYHHTAQTKADKQHLSSMGLDLTNGTTRNNLEAGVIEPAMSKVKIIQFATEAAITILRIDDMIKLVKDEGEE, encoded by the exons ATGATGATTTCAGCACAAACTCCTGATATAATGGGAGATCGGCAGTCCGGCCAGGATGTCAGGACTCAAAATG TGGTGGCTTGTCAAGCTATTTCAAATATCGTCAAATCCTCACTCGGACCTGTTGGATTAGACAAAATGCTTGTTGATGATATCGGTGATGTGACAATTACCAACGATGGTGCTACTATATTGAAGATGTTAGAAGTTGAACATCCAGCTGCTAAG GTACTTGTAGAGTTGGCAGAGCTTCAAGATCGAGAAGTTGGAGATGGGACTACTTCTGTTGTTATTGTTGCTGCAGAATTGCTCAAG AGAGCAAATGAGCTGGTCAAGAATAAGATACACCCAACATCTGTAATCAGTGGATACAGA CTCGCGATGAGAGAAGCATGCAAGTATGTGGAAGAAAAATTGGCAGTGAAG GTTGAAAAGCTTGGGAAAGATTCACTTATAAACTGCGCAAAGACAAGCATGTCCTCTAAACTTATTTCTGGTGACAGTGACTTCTTTGCGAATTTG GTTGTAGATGCAGTTCAAGCAGTGAAGACAACAAATGTCCGAGGAGAAATCAGATACCCAATCAAG GGCATTAATATTCTAAAAGCTCATGGTCAAAGTGCAAAGGATAGCTATTTGCTGAAGGGTTATGCTCTTAATACTGGTCGTGCTGCACAAGGAATGCCAACTAGAGTTTCTCCTGCACGAATTGCATGTCTTGATTTTAATCTTCAAAAGACAAAGATGCAGATGGGTGTACAAGTCTTGGTCAGTGACCCTAGGGAGCTTGAAAAGATTCGTCAGAG AGAAGCTGACATGACGAAAGAGCGCATTGAAAAACTTCTGAAAGCAGGAGCCAATGTTGTCCTAACAACAAAAGGAATAGATGACATGGCACTTAAG TACTTTGTGGAAGCTGGAGCAATTGCAGTAAGGCGTGTTCGTAAAGAAGATTTGCGTCATGTCGCCAAAGCTACTGGTGCAACTGCG GTCTCTACGTTTGCTGACATGGAAGGAGAAGAAACATTTGATCCATCACTTCTTGGATATgcagatgaagttgttgaagagcgCATTTCTGATGATGACGTTATTATGATTAAAGGAACCAAAAACAATAGTGCT GTTTCGTTAATCCTCAGAGGTGCAAATGACTACATGCTAGATGAGATGGAAAGAGCATTGCATGATGCTTTGTGCATTGTTAAGAGGACCCTCGAGTCCAATGTG GTGGTTGCTGGGGGAGGTGCCGTAGAGTCAGCATTATCCGTGTATTTAGAATATCTTGCAACAACATTGGGATCACGAGAACAGCTGGCAATAGCAGAATTTGCTGAAGCTCTTTTGATCATTCCAAAG GTTCTTTCTGTAAATGCTGCTAAAGATGCCACTGAGTTGGTTGCAAAACTTCGGGCTTACCACCATACTGCACAAACTAAGGCAGACAAGCAGCATCTTTCAAG CATGGGTCTGGATCTTACAAATGGAACAACACGTAACAATCTAGAAGCTGGTGTTATTGAACCTGCAATGAGCAAAGTGAAGATAATACAG TTTGCGACGGAAGCAGCAATAACTATTCTTCGAATAGACGACATGATCAAGCTTGTCAAAGATGAGGGCGAGGAGTAA